A genomic stretch from Coffea arabica cultivar ET-39 chromosome 10c, Coffea Arabica ET-39 HiFi, whole genome shotgun sequence includes:
- the LOC113713846 gene encoding probable glucan 1,3-beta-glucosidase A, translating to MKKLVAISCLSWLFLVSCSAVAGQDVPFKAANLGGWLVAEGWMTPDLFDGIPNKDLLDGTQVQLKSTMLNKYLTAENGGGSNLVANRDSASGWETFWLWRINENTFNLRVFNKQFVGLDNQGQGKNINAISTTPGNAETFQIVRKQDDPSRIRLRASNGLFVQAPSGSSVVADYGDTSDWGDQNPCVFQLNIVNTLRGEYQLTNGYGRDKAPQVLKDHWNNYIVEDDFKFMSDNGLNAVRIPVGWWIQYDQTPPAPFVGGSLQALDNAFSWAQKYNMKVIVDLHAVPGSQNGNEHSGTRDGFAEWGDSYVQRTVEVIDFLAKRYANRPSLGAIELMNEPNAAIVQFSALSDYYKKGYDAVRKYTSTAYVILSARLGDASDKEFLSLAGGLDRSVIDVHYYNLFSDQFNNMDEQQNIDYIRNDRAAQLQEVTQSNGRPLSFVGEWTAAMAKDNQDMEAYRRYAQAQLDVYGKATFGWAYWSYKCEPCGMWSLQRMILRGLIKL from the exons atgaagaaactagttgCCATCTCTTGCTTGTCATGGCTATTCTTGGTTTCTTGTAGCGCTGTTGCAGGCCAAGATGTGCCATTCAAAGCAGCAAATTTAGGTGGTTGGCTGGTAGCTGAGGGATGGATGACTCCAGACCTCTTTGATGGCATTCCCAATAAAGACCTCCTG GATGGAACACAAGTGCAACTGAAGTCGACAATGCTCAACAAGTATCTGACAGCAGAGAACGGTGGTGGATCAAATTTAGTTGCTAACCGCGATAGTGCCTCTGGCTGGGAAACTTTCTGG TTATGGAGGATTAATGAGAATACCTTCAACCTCAGGGTGTTCAATAAGCAGTTTGTGGGACTGGACAATCAAGGTCAGGGAAAGAATATAAATGCAATATCTACTACACCTGGAAATGCTGAAACGTTTCAGATTGTAAGGAAACAAGATGATCCATCCAGAATACGCCTTAGAGCCTCGAACGGGCTCTTTGTTCAG GCTCCCAGTGGATCCTCAGTGGTGGCAGATTATGGAGACACTTCAGATTGGGGGGATCAAAATCCATGTGTTTTCCAATTGAATATTGTCAACACATTAAGGGGCGAATACCAACTTACAAACGGATATGGGCGGGATAAAGCTCCTCAAGTGTTGAAG GATCACTGGAATAATTACATTGTGGAAGACGATTTCAAGTTTATGTCCGATAATGGTCTGAATGCTGTTAGAATTCCAGTTGGGTGGTGGATCCAGTATGATCAGACACCACCAGCACCATTTGTTGGAGGTTCCTTACAAGCGTTAGACAATGCTTTCTCATGGGCACA GAAGTACAATATGAAGGTGATAGTGGACCTCCATGCAGTTCCAGGATCACAAAATGGGAATGAGCATAGTGGAACTAGAGATGGATTTGCAGAATGGGGAGATTCTTATGTACAGAGAACTGTGGAAGTCATAGACTTCCTTGCAAAAAG GTATGCTAATCGTCCAAGTCTTGGAGCGATAGAGTTAATGAACGAACCTAATGCAGCAATTGTCCAATTTTCTGCTTTAAGCGACTACTACAAGAAAGGTTATGACGCTGTAAGGAAGTATACTTCCACAGCTTATGTCATATTGTCAGCTAGATTGGGAGATGCTTCCGACAAGGAGTTCCTTTCTCTTGCTGGTGGCCTTGATCGCTCCGTCATAGACGTTCATTACTATAACCTCTTTTCAGACCAGTTCAACAACATGGATGAACAACAGAATATTGATTATATTCGCAATGATAGGGCTGCACAACTGCAGGAAGTGACTCAAAGCAATGGTCGTCCTTTAAGCTTTGTTG GGGAATGGACAGCAGCAATGGCAAAAGACAATCAAGACATGGAAGCCTACAGGAGATATGCACAAGCTCAGCTAGATGTTTATGGAAAAGCCACATTTGGGTGGGCTTACTGGTCATACAAATGCGAACCCTGTGGGATGTGGAGCCTTCAACGCATGATTCTAAGAGGCCTTATTAAACTGTAA